The following are encoded in a window of Apteryx mantelli isolate bAptMan1 chromosome 17, bAptMan1.hap1, whole genome shotgun sequence genomic DNA:
- the RANBP1 gene encoding ran-specific GTPase-activating protein has protein sequence MAETKETHEEHDTSTENADDSNHDPQFEPIVSLPEQEIKTLEEDEEELFKMRAKLFRFASENDLPEWKERGTGDVKLLKHKEKGTIRLLMRRDKTLKICANHYITPLMELKPNAGSDRAWVWNTHADFADESPKPELLAIRFLNAENAQKFKAKFEECRNEVDKRAKKAGTDKNDSADKVAEKLEELSVKEESKESEKKETKEKTEEKQ, from the exons ATGGCGGAGACCAAG gaaacacaTGAGGAACATGATACTTCAACTGAAAATGCAGATGATTCTAACCATGATCCTCAGTTTGAACCCATAGTTTCCCTTCCTGAGCAAGAAATAAAGACTCTGGAAGAGGATGAGGAAGAACTTTTTAAGAT GCGAGCAAAGCTATTCCGATTTGCATCTGAAAATGACCTTCCAGAATGGAAAGAACGAGGAACTGGTGATGTAAAACTCCTGAAGCACAAGGAGAAGGGAACAATTCGCCTCCTCATGAGGAGGGATAAAACCCTAAAAATCTGTGCAAACCATTATA tcacACCCTTAATGGAGCTGAAGCCTAATGCTGGGAGTGACAGGGCATGGGTCTGGAACACACATGCTGACTTTGCAGATGAAAGCCCTAAGCCTGAACTTCTGGCAATCcgatttttaaatgcagaaa ATGCACAGAAATTCAAGGCAAAATTTGAAGAATGCAGAAATGAGGTAGACAAGAGAGCGAAGAAGG CAGGCACAGACAAAAATGATAGTGCTGATAAAGTTGCTGAAAAACTAGAAGAGCTTTCTGTAAAGGAAGAGAGCAAAGAATCTGAGAAGAAAGAGACCAaggaaaaaactgaagaaaagcaataa